From one Rhipicephalus microplus isolate Deutch F79 unplaced genomic scaffold, USDA_Rmic scaffold_23, whole genome shotgun sequence genomic stretch:
- the LOC142786394 gene encoding uncharacterized protein LOC142786394 isoform X3: MPHRADFRGVPTGAVITENTPNALLTVGRTTPSTVAAVLGAFATGGLTIPNLATAWIQKDQSLIISACLALATSLRINCCL, from the exons ATGCCTCATCGGGCCGATTTTCGAG GTGTGCCTACTGGAGCAGTGATTACAGAGAACACGCCCAATGCCTTGCTTAC tgttggccGGACTACCCCCAGTACAGTCGCTGCGGTGCTGGGTGCCTTTGCTACCGGAGGTTTGACTATCCCCAATCTGGCTACTGCTTGGATCCAAAAAGACCAATCCCTGATCATTTCCGCATGCTTGGCGCTCGCTACAAGCCTTCGAATTAACTGCTGCTTGTGA
- the LOC142786394 gene encoding uncharacterized protein LOC142786394 isoform X2: protein MKALHATLFLGIAASVVCAYWSSDYREHAQCLAYCWPDYPQYSRCGAGCLCYRRFDYPQSGYCLDPKRPIPDHFRMLGARYKPSN from the exons ATGAAAGCACTGCACGCCACCTTGTTCCTCGGCATTGCAGCCAGTGTTGT GTGTGCCTACTGGAGCAGTGATTACAGAGAACACGCCCAATGCCTTGCTTAC tgttggccGGACTACCCCCAGTACAGTCGCTGCGGTGCTGGGTGCCTTTGCTACCGGAGGTTTGACTATCCCCAATCTGGCTACTGCTTGGATCCAAAAAGACCAATCCCTGATCATTTCCGCATGCTTGGCGCTCGCTACAAGCCTTCGAATTAA